Genomic DNA from Canis aureus isolate CA01 chromosome 32, VMU_Caureus_v.1.0, whole genome shotgun sequence:
AGGCTGTTCCGATGTAACATTAATTGTATGGGGAAAAGATGAACCTTAAGTCCTACTTCATTTCCTATGAACAATTTAATGAAAGAAGGATCAGGTGTCTAGATATAAAAACTGGaaccataaaatttctagaagaaaacataggaaaatataCGTAAAACCTTAGGGTAGGCAAAATTTCTTAGGACACACAAAAAACTTAAAGCATCTGAAAGATTAATATATTGGACTCCATTCAGAATTAAATAATTCTGCTCTTGcaaaacattattaagaaaatgaaaaggcaagtcaCAGAATGTTTTTAACgcatatatctgacaaaagacttatatccagaatatgtaaggaacttttaaaaatgaataatggcaaaagatttgaacagacacttcacaaaataagatatacaaatggccagtaaggCATTGGAAATGGGGCTCAATATTAttcatcatcaaagaaatgcaaattaaaaccacaatgagacatcactaTAAATCTACTACAGTCGCTAAACTAAAAGGACTTCGCAAAGCAAATGTCAGCAAGGCAACGACCTCCCGTATTTTGTTGGTAGGAGTGCAAAATGGTATGAGCACTCTTGCCACAAACTTGTTTGCAGCTTTTTTTATAGCATAAAACACATGTCTCTCTCTAGAGACATATTAGAGATATTAGACATGTTCTAATACTGCAATTCACACTTCTGGTATAGATTGAAAATAACTGACAGCACATGTATCTACAAAAAAGACGGgtacaaaaatgttcataacagctttttaaaaaaacacagtaaaCAACCCAAATGACCATCGACAGGTGAAGAACAAATTATGATAAATCATACAACAGAATGCTATTCAGCACTGAAAAGGGATGGACTACTGCTACACATAACAACATGGGAtcgagataaaaaacaaaattataccaACCAAAGGAAGCATATATTAAAGGGTACATTCTGTATGGTTTCGTGTATATTAAGTCCAAGAACAGGAAAGCCAAGCTATAATGATAAAAATCAGACCAACGGTTGTCCTTGATAGTTGGAGACTGACAGGAACAAGACACTTTTAAGGGGACTTGGGgcttttggaaattttttaaaaaaatattttatttatttattcatgagagacacacactctcagagagagagagagagaaaggcagagacacaggcagagggagaaataggctccatgcagggagcccgacgtgggactcgatcctgggactccaggatcacgccctaggctgagggtggcgctgaactgctgagccacctgggctgccctggaaatgttctatatcttgttTTGGATGGTGATTATATAAGTGTATACAGGTGTCAAAACTTGCTTAATTGAACATGTATTatctatgcttttatttttttaaatatttatttatttattcattcagagagagcgaagagagaggcagagacacaggcagagggagaagcaggctccacgcaggaagcccgatgtgggactcgatcccggtctccaggatcacaccccaggctgcaggcagcgctaaactgctgtgccaccggggctgccctatctgtGCTTTTATTGCATAAAATTGTACCTTGGAAAAACATTATaggtttatcttttaaaaagaaaatacaacgaCCATTCAAAATGTGGAGTAATTTGCTCAGTGCTCTGCATGCTCTCCCTTACTCACTCCACCCTCCTGCTAGACTCTAAACTTCAGGAGGGTAGAAGCTGTACCTTGTTTGTTCTCCACTATATCTCCAGCACCAAGTAGAGCATCTGGGATCTTTTGAATGCTCAAGCCACGTTTGTTAATATCCTAAGTTTTTAAGAGCCTCTGTGCGTGTGCTCTGGCTTTTTCATATCTCCCTTTGCAGACATGATCTGTTCTTGGCAGACGTTGGTTGCCCCAGAAGCTCAAGCACAGGTGCATTGTCTAGGAAGGGAGCTTGCAGGTGGGAACCCAGCAGGGCCCTGGGTGTCCTTGGGCACTGACAGGGTCCCAACTGTGAGCACCATCTGCTCCTGTGAAGGGTGTCTGACAGCATCCACAGCCCTGGACCTGGAAGGTGAGTGCCTCTGAGACTGAATGTCAGGCTCCCATTCCCACACTCCTGCCTATAGGGAGCCCACAGAAAGTCACTTTAACTCTGCAAACAGAAAGGACCAACATGTGTACCACTTTGTAATTTACCATGTGTTTTCCCTCATATGATCTTATTTTATCCTTCCTATGGCCCTGTAAGATAGGTATTTgctatccctattttacagagaagttaaatgacttctccaaggtcacacagctggcaagtggcagaactgggactCACACCAAGTTTCGAACTATTTACTACTATATTAAATGCAGTAGTGCTGTGTCATTTAAGGACCTTCGGAAGCAGTTTCTGAAATCTGAAATGGAAAGATAAGTAACATATATCCTCTATATAAATTGCtttgaagggacgcctgggtagctcagcggttgagcgtctgcctttggctcagggcgtgatcctggagtctcaggattgagtcccacatcgggcttcctgcatggagtctgcttctgcctgtccctgtctctgtctctctcttcttctgtgtctctcatgaataaataaataaaatctttttaaaaaattgctttgaaTGCAATTTATTCTAAATGTCCCTGAAAGATTAGCCTGCCTAGTCCACCATTTTCACAGTGTCACTCCCCTACACACATTTCCCATGCTCCTTATCACCTACCAAGTAAACTTAACTCTCCCGAGCTGCTTGTTCGGTGCTCTTTTGCCCAATTCAGCTTTGTGGCCTCATCTTCCTTGAAACACCTTGCACTCTGGCTGGTCATGTCACTATCTTCGTCTCTGAAACTTGGCTTCTCAAACTTGCCCTCCGTATGGAATACCAGTTTTCTTCTATATTCCTcttgggtgtgtgtgggggggacttCTTCTCACCCTTCCAGTTCACACTGAATTGCCTCTGCCACTCTTCATCTAAATCCTTGGAGCACATGGTCTGTATTTCTCATGTGGCAGTAGCTATGAGGTATCGTGGGTATCTCTCATCGTCTTCCTTATaagatcctgaggtcccaggaggcTAGATGCAtggcttttccattttctctgctgACTTGGTATAGTTATGCGCTGCTTCGTGGAATGAATAAACTGCCACCTCTCTAACCATTGTCTATGCATTTACCACCCTTTGACATGCAATTTTAGAAACTATTTGCTttataactctattttttttaaagattttatttatttattcatgagagacacagagagagagagacagagacacaggcagagggagaagcaggctccacgcagggagcccgacgtgggacccaatcctgggtctccggggtcacgccctgggtcaagggcaggcgctcaaccgctgagccacccagggatccctgctttgcttctttaattcacAAGGTTgtcaggaggacaaatggaagaACAGATGTACAAGCACTCGTCGACCATCAATCACCCAGACCTGTCACTTGGTTGCACCTGCTGTTTGACTGACACACACCTTTTCTGGTGGGCAGCATCCCGCCCCAGTGCTCCTCTCTTCTGGCAAGAACTTGACAGTCTGGAGCATGTCCAGGGGGCCACAGAACGAGGAGCAAACCGTCTTACTTCCCGAATGGCGAGCGGAGCTGATGCTGCGTCGTGATGGGTTTGGGGTGGGCAGGGATGTTGTCCTCCCTGTTGGGAAGGGAGACCCAGCGGTCCACGCAGCCTCAGAGAGCCGGCCTAGTCCCGGGGCTGGGAAGTTCCAGGCAGCCAAGTTTTCCGAAACGTTCCCGGTTCGAGCAGCTGGACCGTGGCTCGGGCCCAAACGCCGCAGGTGCGACGCCAgccaccatccaccatccaccatccaccatccaccatccaccatccaccatccaccatccacagGTCATAGGCCCACTTCCGGGAGCAGCTGCTACTTCCGCTCTGGCCTCCAACAGCCGGACGTGCACGTGGCCCAGAGCGACGCCCACAATCCCAAGAGTCCCTGCAGGAGCCCTCGGGTCCGCCCATTGGCTGCCACGTACAGCGAAGGTGGGCCTTGGAACTAGCTCGCTCCCTGATTGGTTGGCTGTGCAGATTGGCGGGCACATCTGGAGGCCAGACATGGCGGAGGCGGGAAAAGAGCCGGCAGGCCTGGCGCTCCCCGGGGGAGGCGCAGCTCAGTGGCCGCTGCAGCGGTATGGCCGTTTCATGCCCTTGGGCACCGGAGAGCCGGCCGCGACTGGTCAGGACGCTGGGACAGCCTCTGCCCCCGCATGGAAGGTGAGGCCTGAGGGCGGGAAAGGCTGCGAGGCgcttaccccacccccaccccgcgaggcagggagggaggaccGCATCCCCGAACGCCACCCTGCGGAAGGAGCGGACACCGCGGGCCGGCGGGCCCGGCCAGCCCACGGCTAACGGGAAGTACACGTAGAATCTCCTAACACGGCCCACTTCCTCCTCCCGTTACACGAGGCCGTCGTCAGTCGGGTGTGAGGCTCTTCGCAGGGTGAGCAAGGGGGGTAGGGGCCCTGCCCTCGTTGAGGTTCCCAGTCCAGTGGAGGACgtggtatttatccaaataattttaacctttttttttttttaattttatttattttttcatgagagacacaggcagagacacaggcagagggagaagcaggctccatgtagggagcccgacgggggactcgatcccgggaccccggggtcacgccctgggtcaaaggcaggcgctcgaccgctgagccacccgggcgcatAAAGCGTCCCAACTTTGTGATTATTTAAACCAGTTCCACATCCCTTATGTGGCGAGAGGATTGAATGGTCCATGAGCAAGTGGTCATGCCACCAGCCGTCTAGCACTCACACAGAAGGtgtgagttatatatatataacttaaaacTGTCCtggtaaaattattattataatttatgtaaTAGAATTCTTTATAGAATTGtgagaatgaataagtaaatatatatatgtatatatatgtgttacatatatatgtatatataaatgttacatatatatgtaacttaAAACAGTCctggaaaaattattattatgatttatataacttaggggatccctgggtggtgcagcggtttagcgcctgcctttggcccagggcgcgatcctggagacccgggatggaatcccacgtcgggctcccagtgcgtggagcctgcttctccctctgcctgtgtctctgcctctctctctctctctgtatgactatcataaattaaaaaaaaaaaaaaaaagaattgtgagcaatgaataggtaaatatatatattattatatatattatatattatttaagttATATATAACTTAAAACAGTCCtggtaaaattattattataatttatataatagaattatatataGAATTGtgagaatgaataagtaaatatatatatataagttacatatatatgtaacttaAAACAGTACtggtaaaattattattataatttatataatagaatTCTTTATAGAATTGTGAgcaatgaataagtaaatatacatattatattattacatattatatattatatattatatat
This window encodes:
- the LOC144303513 gene encoding uncharacterized protein LOC144303513 codes for the protein MVDGGWWLASHLRRLGPSHGPAARTGNVSENLAAWNFPAPGLGRLSEAAWTAGSPFPTGRTTSLPTPNPSRRSISSARHSGSKTVCSSFCGPLDMLQTVKFLPEERSTGAGCCPPEKELEREETSSALS